GCTACAGCGACCCCGAGGCGCTCGCCGAGCGCGCGAGTCTACGGAGCGCGAGTTGGATGTTTGGCGGCAGCACGGTGGTGCTGGTGGCGTTGCTGCTCGGGTTCGGCTTGGCGTACTTGAAGGGACGCTCCGAACCGTAAGCTCGCGCGCGACGTCCAAGCAATGCAGCATGAACGGGAAGAGGAGATCCCGTTCACGCTGCTCTGCTGCGCATTGTCGCCAGCGTAGCCATCCTGATTCTTGTGTTCGCTTACTTGCGAACGCTTGGATTAAACTCCACCGTCCACTCGATGCCGTACTTGTCTCGAAACATGGAGAAGTACGTACCCCACGGGCTCTCGCCCATCGGCATCTCCACCGCCCCACCGGCTGAAAGCCCAGTAAAGATCTTTTCGGCCTCTTCACGGCTTTCGGCAACAACGGCAATCTTCGACCGGTTCTCATTTTCGCTGACCCGTCCCATGCTCGCCGGGACGTCGTTGGCTCTGAGCACCGTTGGGCCAACAGGCAGTTCGATGAGCATGAGCTTATTGGCATCGCTGTCTGGAACGACAAACTCGGTGCTCGCCAAATCTTTGAAGCGCATGACCTTGGAAAACTCTCCACCAAAAACCGACTTGTAAAAGGTGAAGGCTTCTTCGGCATTGCCGTTGAAATTGATATACGGATTGATGGTTGGCATTAATCGGGGGGCGAGTGATTAGTGGAAAACGACTTGCAAATATACTAAGCACAAGCGCTAGAATTCAAAGGATAATGGATGGGAAGCCGCCATCGTGACGTAGCGATCGTCCTAATTTCAGTCTCACCCTTGGCGTTATTCGGTCACGGTCGCGTACAGTCGCCACCTCCCCCTTCGGCACCTATATGCTCCTCGGATCCGTTCCTATGAACCCATTCTTCGCGACGCTCGCTATCGTTGGTGTTGCCTTCTCGGCAACCGTCCACACGTCGAGCCCTTCCCGTTGCTATCTCGTAGGCCCCTCCAGCCTTTCCTCTGAGACTCCATTCATGACCGTTGCCCGCGGCACGTTCGACGTCAAGATGAACCCCCAGCCTATGGCGCACACATCCGATGGCTCGCGCTTGACTCGATACGCCTTGGATAAGCAGTACCAGGGCGATCTTGAGGCAAACGCAACCGGCGAGATGCTCGCCGCAGCGAGTAACGAGCAAACCTCGGCGGGCTACGTCGCTCTCGAAGAAGTGAAGGGCGCGCTGCATGGTCGGCGAGGCAGCTTCACCCTGCAGCACTCTGGGACCATGACGCGCGGCGTGCCGACGCTTTCGGTTTCGGTCGTGCCAGATTCCGGCACGGAGGAGCTGGTCGGACTCACGGGCACGTTGAAGATTATCATCGAAGGCAAGAAGCACTCGTACGAGTTCGAGTACGCGCTGCCGCCGTCACGGTGACGCCGTTGACTGGGCCGGACCGTACGGTCGGCGCCACCTGACGCTGGTTGGTGTTGACGACTCTTCGTTAGGCGGAGGCGCCTGAAGATGAAGACGTGGAGTTCACTGGAGCGGTTCGCGGTAGGCTTTGGCACGGGCATCGCCATTGCCTGCGTGGACAACTTTGCTTTCGGCGGGGAGGTGAGTCCGATCGTCATTGTTGCGCTTCTCAGTGCGACGACGGCGACGTTCGGCGGCGCGTGGGGTCGTGCTGGCTGGCCCACGGCGTTGGCCGCGTGGGTTTGCGTTCCGCTGGCGCATCTTGTGAAGCACGTGCTCGGACTGCCGGACACCTTGCACCCGAACACGTACACATCAATCCTGTTGCTGGCGGCCTTCACCTTGGTGATCGCAACGCTTGGAACTGGGGCTGGGATGCTGATGCACAGAAGGCGCAAAAATAGCGGTGCCGCCTAACAAGCCGCTGCCGTCGTCGAACGTCACATGTGGCGGCACCCAGCCGCCGTTCACCGGAACGGAGTTTCGCATCGTGTCAGCATTTCTCAGATTCGATGGATCCCTCGAGCGGGATCCCGCTATCGACCGCTGGATCAACGGGCAGCGCGGAGAA
This Gemmatimonadota bacterium DNA region includes the following protein-coding sequences:
- a CDS encoding VOC family protein → MPTINPYINFNGNAEEAFTFYKSVFGGEFSKVMRFKDLASTEFVVPDSDANKLMLIELPVGPTVLRANDVPASMGRVSENENRSKIAVVAESREEAEKIFTGLSAGGAVEMPMGESPWGTYFSMFRDKYGIEWTVEFNPSVRK
- a CDS encoding DUF3224 domain-containing protein; this encodes MTVARGTFDVKMNPQPMAHTSDGSRLTRYALDKQYQGDLEANATGEMLAAASNEQTSAGYVALEEVKGALHGRRGSFTLQHSGTMTRGVPTLSVSVVPDSGTEELVGLTGTLKIIIEGKKHSYEFEYALPPSR